The genome window CACAGCACCAACAAAGATTGGAGTCCACTGTCAAGCTGCATGTTTTGGTTTTTACTGCTGTAGAACCTGTTACTCTAAAACAGTGGCTTAAGACACTAGTCATATTTTATTCCTGGTTTCTGTGGGGCAGGAACTCACACAGTGCATGGTGGGGAGGCACTGGAAGGCTTGAAGGCTGGGGCCGGAGTCATTGGGAAGGTCTAAAGTTGGGCGATGGCTGTCAGATGAGACCTCAGTGGACTGTCAGGTGGAGCCCTCCTGTGGCCTTTCCACATGGGATGGGATTCCTGTGACTCAGTTGCTGGGATCCAATGGGGTGTGTCTTGGGACAGATGGGAAGGGAGAGCTAGCTAGGTTGACCCTGTGTCTTTTTCCTGCCATAACCTTGGAAGTCCCATAGCATCACTTCTGCCAAATCCCATTGGTCCAGGAAGTCACAAGGCCTTGCAAGTTCAAGGGGAAGAAACACAGTCCCCTAGTCTTGGAATTAGCATTACGGTATAAAAAACCATGTGGGATGGGACACATATGATTTTGCAGCTGCCTCTGCACATCACCTGCTGCATCTGGTCTGCCTTCTCCAAAGCCAGATTCACTCCCCCTCTCTGCACTGCTTGTCTACACCCCAAGCTGACCAACCAATCTTACCTCATTGCTGCATTCAGAGTCTTATTAGGCCTCTACTCCTAGACACCTCAAGGCTGGCAGCCCTACACTAGCTTTTTCTGCCAACTGTGGACCTTCCCATGATCCTTTGTCATTTCAGGCCACTCTGGACTGATGTCTTTTGGTTTATTCACTCAGGCTTTTGGACCAGGGAATTTCGTTCCTTTGCACTTTGTGGTCCATTAACATAAGGGTAGTCAGAGCACAGGTTCCCCCTCGCACAGCCAAACAGCAGTGATTTCAGAAGGCTTTGCCAATATGTCATCCCCTTATATGGTACCCTGGGCCCAGGAAGGAAACGCTAGAGGCTGTCTCAGGGAAAGTAAGCCCTGGCATCGGCAGCTGCTAGGGTGGAACCTACTGAGGCTTTGTGGACTGGGCACTGTGACACCCCCCGCAGCAGGCAGAGTGCCCCATCCATGTGTGTGGAGGGTGTGTGTGGAGAAGGGTAGAGGCTTCTGGTCAGTTTCCTCTACCCATCTTAAGTTCTCCAGCAGGACCATGTAGAATCACTAATGACTCACTGACAAGCAAAAGAGAGGTTCACAAGAGAAAGATGCATACACTTGGGAAACCAGGGATGAGTGATCCAAGGGGCGGGTTATAGGGCGGCTTACCATTGTAGATCAAACAAAGGGAAAGGGGCTTGGGCTTCTACATAGTTGAGGAGTGAGGTCAGGGGAGGTGTGGTACATGAGGGTTGCAGAGTAAGCTTGGTTATGCAGAATTCAGCCAATGACTTTACCATTGACAGAAGGTGTGAGGAGTCTTGGAGTTCAGGGAGGATGGCACCTTCACAGATGTGCATTTCCTCCTGCATGGCTGGACCTCAGTGGCCTTGGCTTAAAATAATCCATACGCCAAAGATGCCTATTTTGGTGGCGTCCTCTGGTCCCCTCCAGGGGTGAGTGGTGAGTAATTCTGCACAGACAAAACAGGAAGCCTGACTCCACCAGGGGTGGGAGGGTACATGGGAGCTGGGCCCTGTGCATTCACATCTACTGATGCAGTGAACCCCGCAGAAGGGAACTGATGACCATTACTGAAGAGGCAGCTGAAACGCTGAGGTTTCCCAATGCCAtcccttattatttatttatttatttgtttgtttatttaaattggagttcaatttgcctacatatagcatatcacccagtgctcatcccatcaattgcccacttcagtgcccatcacacagtcaccccaacccccacccacctccctttctactatccattgttcgtttcccagttagaaGTCTTTCATGTTCTATCATCCTCACTGATAGTTtaactcattttccctcctttccccttattctcactattttttatatcccctaaatgaatgagactatataacatttgtccttctccaattgacttatttcactccacataataccctccagttccatccacgttgaagcaaatggtgggtatttgtcatttctaatggctgagtaatattccattgtatacatagaccacatcttctttatccattcatctttcgatggacaccaagtctcattccacagtttggctattgtggacattgctgctataaacattggggtgcaggtgttcccgcatttcactgcatctgtatctttggggtaaatgcccagcagtgcaattgttgggtcatagggcaggtctatttttaactctttgaggaacctccacacagttttctttttttattattggagttcaatttgccaacatatagcataacacccagtgctcatcccatcaagtgcccccctcggtgcccgtcacccagtcacccccaccccccacccacctccctttctaccaccacttgttcgtttcccagagttaggagtctttcatgttctgtctccctttctgatatttcccactcattttttctcctttcccctttattccctgtcactattttttatatttttcaaatgaatgagaccatgtaatgtttgtctttctctgattgacttatttcactcagcataatacccttcagttccagcCATGTCggaacaaatggtgggtatttgtcgtttctaatggctgagtaatattccattgtatacatatgtcacattttctttcttttttttgtcacattttctttatccattcatctttcaatggacaccaaggttccttccacagtttagctattgtggacattgctgctagaaacatcggggtgcaggtggcccagtgtttcactgcatctgtatctttggggtaaatccccagcagtgcaattgctgggtcgtagggtagatctatttttaactctttgaggaaccgccacacagttttccagagtggctgtaccagttcacatttccaccaacagagcaatagagttcccctttctccacatcctctccaacatttgtttcctgccatgttaattttccccattctcactggtgtgaggtggtatctcattgtggttttgatttgtatttccctgatggcgagtgatgcggagcatttcctcatgtgctttttggccatgtctatgtcttcctctgtgagatttctcttcatgtcttttgcccatttcatgattcaaTGCCATCCCTTAAATGCTTCCAACTCAAGTGCTATACTAGGTGGGTAGGTAAGTGCCCATCCTCATGGGACCTAAATCTCACAGGCTTCAATCATTTGTAAGAGACCCTTTTTCAGCATTATCCAATTCAGTAGCTGACTTGCATCCCTAacatctctgccttcctccttaATCAGAGCTTCCCATCATTATACACAAGGCAGCTTAGCTCTTTACACACGGTAATTCggcaaatatttcatattaactGCTCCCACTGTAATGGCTCCAGCCTCCAGGGGGAATCCTCTGGTTCCCACACACCCAAGCACTCATACACTTGGTGTGACCTCTTGATTGTTTTATGAACAGGAGCCATAGATCTGGGAGGCCCGCAGGGCAGGTATTCAGCCCCACCACTCCTGGTGGCAGCAGCCCtaacaggaggaagagagggagggcgggaggggacCTTATGGGGACTTGATGGAGCAGATGGATACCAGTCTCCTGTtccagcaggagggagggagctttatcatcccccacccccagagcagcTCCGGCAGTGAGAAGCCGGCAGACTTCCGATTCCCCATCTACTGCGATGCATGAATACTTCATAACAGCCTTCTTCTCTCACCCCTTTGTCCATAAAAGAAAAGTAGGCCTCTCATGTGCTCCCTGGACTTGCCCACCATTTTGCTGCACTGTGTGGGTCCCAGattgcaattcttttttattcctgagtaAACCTACTtgtgctggtaaaataactggcagttcTTACTTTTAAGGCTAACATCCTCAAACTCAGTTTCTTAAGCTGAAACAATGTCTCTGAccatccctctcttccctggACACTTTGAAGATTATAATTAAGTTTATGATAGATTTTCacctgaaagagaaaatgagtgaaaatatcagtgagggtgacaaaacataagagacacctaactctgggaaatgaacaaggggtagtggaagggaagtgggtggggggttggggtgcctgggtaatgggcaatgagggggcacttggagggatgagcactaggtattatgctatatgttggcaaattgaactccaataaaaatttttttcaaaaaagattttcacCTGAAGCTTCTGGTAGTTAACCTCACACATAGAATTAATTCAGAACAAGATGGTAGTTCTAATGCCTGTGTTAAGCCATTTATTCCACAAATCATACTCCTTCATGTAATTCTTCACTGCATCCCCCCACCAGGACTTCTGTGTGTATGGGgctgaggggcaggtggaggtTTCCAGTGAAAGAAAGGGCAGAGGTggtcatgagaaaaagaaatcatgtaaGTGACTTGAAAGCTGGAATTAGGGTTAGCATGATGTGTAGGGATCAGATGAGGGTATTAGCATGAGATGGGGGATCTACAGTAAAATCAGGACATAGTCTGAGGCTGAGGAGATACTGACATTACGCACATGGATGAGTGGAAAGATTGGGGTGAACACAGAGTCAATGTGCTGTTGTGAGCGGATGCAGGGACGATGCTCAGCCAAAGCCATTTGTGTTGGGACTGGAATAAAAGTaggattttcctttctcatatttcaTCAACACGTATCAGAGAGAATTTGGTGTTGTCATTGCCATCAAAAAGCTGAGAGACAGCATCTGTGTGGTCAGGAGCCTTAAAATGCTTTACACATGCTTCagagagattcattcattcattcatagaatTAATTTGGTGCCAGTTTTTGGCAGTTTTTGGTTCTTGCCTCCTGGGAGACTGAAATATAGTGGAGGATCAAAGCCAGGAGCACAGCCAGGAGCTAGAAGAAGACTTCTTCCAAGCAGTTGCTGTTTCTTGATCACGTGGGATTCTTTGGATGAAGTCTGATTCCCAGGAAGGACACCTTCACATGGACACTTGGATTCCATGTGTATTCCATGTGGATTTCTAGATTGGGATGATTCACTCACAGTTTACTGAGAGGCTGAGACTTCTGACCTGGACAGCAGAAGCACATGTTGAATCAGAAGACAGGGTGAGAGCACAGACCCCGAGGCAGCCTCCCGGGGACAAATCACTGACTCCAAGCTGCTGCTTCAACTTGGGTCTTACCTGGTGCATTGGGAAAGTGAGGATCTGCTCCCTGGTGACAGGGATCCAATGAGTCCACATGTGGTAAGCTCGTTCCATGGTCCCTGGAATGTCCTATGCCAGGCACGAACACTCGCTGACGACAGTGTCCTCATTTCCATCTCTCCTGAGTGGAGAGTGGGACTGATGATGACCTCCAAGGGTCCTTAGGTCCCAGCCCTGAAGCCAGGTGCAGTGCCACCATTCGCTGGCAGACACTGCCAGAGCCCACCTGCTGGAGGCGCCCCTGGCTCTAAGGTtgacctggggctcctgggtgtgcAGAAGGGATGCCCACACGAGGTGACCCCTGGACgattggggggaggaggggccaaAGTGACCAGTGGAgactgggggtggtgggggtggggctgaggtGACCCTGTAGATGATAGGGAAGGAGTAGACAGGCAGAGAGGTCCCCGTGAATGCCAGGGAAGGAATGGAGGGTCCTAGGTGACCAGTGGATGCCGCTGGAAGGAATGGAGGTGTAAAGGAGACCCTGTGCACAATATGGGAAGGAATGGAAAGGCCGAGGTGATCCCTGGACACCGGGGGAGAAAATGGAGAGGCTGAGATGACCTGTGGGTTGGGGGTAGGGAGAAACACCTCACCTATATCTGAGGTGACCAGTGCAGTCACTGAAATGCACTGAAATGCAGTCATATTTCACTGTGGTGCAGTGAAATGCAGGTCCCAAAGTCACCCATAGGGATCCGGCAGACAGCGGAGATATAGTGGCACACAGGTGTCCTCTGATGTAGGAGGAGAGAAATGCAGGTGCCCAGGTGACCCTCACCTCTTTCTCCCTTGGCTCCTCTGTCCCCAAGCTAAAGAGCTGGGACACATGAAGACCATAAGAGAGCAGGCATGGCTTGGATCTTCGGTCTAAATTGTATTTCTTGGGCTGGTTTCAGAGCTGGCCTGACCTCAGCTGCCCTCCTGCTGTCTTTGtgaggatgaatggatggacaatGCAAAATATAAGTAAGTGGAAAAGCTGGGCAGAGAAGCAAATGATGTGGCGGGCATCAAAATGTCATAACCATGTTATGACAGATGGTTTAGGCACATCATGGTGGAGGCAAAGACCATTAAAGACAAAATCGAGCATAGAGGAAGTAAAACGATTTGTAGACTGCTTCACATGGAGGTGTGTGTCCCTCCTCAGCCCATTTCCAGGCTCTGCTGTGCAAGTAGGGCACACACAGaaatgcacatgtacacacacacagctgtCGTCCATGGGTGTGGGGGGATGAGTGAGGGCACAGGTGTGGGGAGCTCCTCTGACAGGATTCTGAGGACCACTGCTGGACTGGAAAGCACACAGAGCGGGCTCAGCTCTCCCTTGTATCCCTGTCCTTCCCCAGGAACCTTCTGACAGCCCTCTTTACCTCCTTGGTTTTCAGGGTGTAAATGAGGGTTCAGTTCTGCAGTGCCCACAGCACAGAACAGACAGAAGAACTATGCCCCTTTCTGGGCATAGGCATTCTGGGGCTGGAGGTAGACAGCGACGGCTGATCTGTAGAAAAGGGTGACCACCgcgagaggggagaagcaggtcccaaaTGCTTTTCTCCACTGATTGAGTTAATCCTCAGTACTGCCCGGGCAATGGCACAGTAAGAGACCAGGATGAGGCTGGCGGACACAAACAGGATGAGGATGCTGGTGACAGCCATCTGGATCTCGTTGTAGGTGGTGTGCCCACCAGACAGTCTGATTAGAGCTGGGACCTCACACATGAAATCATCCCCCTGCCGGTGTGGACAGAAGGGCAGGTAGAGAGTGGGTGGCAACTGGACCACTGACTCCAGAAGACCGATGGCCCAGGCCATGGACCCCAGCTGCCAGACAACAGGCAGGGGTGGATGATGGTAATATAGCGGAGGGGCTGGCAGATGGCCATGTGGAGGTCAAAGGCTATCACAGTTAGGAGGATGCACTCTGTGGTTCCTAGGAACAGAAAGAtgaagagcagagcagagcagccaAGGAAGCTGGTGGTCTTTGGGCTGCAGAGGTTGACCAGCAGCTGGGGGATAGAGCTTGTGGTAAAGCAGAGGTCCAAGAAGGACAGGTTGGAGAGGAAAAAGTACATCAGGGAGTGGGACCTGGGGTCCCGCACGGACAGCAGGATGATGAGGGTGGTACCCACAAGTCAGGAGGTAGGAAATGACAACCACAAAGAGGATTCTCTCTAGCTCTGGGTGTTCTGAGAAGTCCAGAAGGAGGAAGCCCCCAGGGGAGCTCTGATTGCTCTTGATGGTAACTTTTGGAGACTTTGTGAGAGAGGATTATGCCATTGGCAGTTGGGACCAGCCATGATGGCATTACGCCATGGAAATTGGTCAGTCCTTCAAGCAGGGTCTGTGTCTCCCCCAAAAAAGCTGGTTGCCAAACAGTTACCAGTTCATCTCTGGTTGCCCACAGAGCTGCTCTGGGTGCCCTCTCCCTCTGATataaagaatctgaagcagagaaAGATGACATCCGTTGCCTTGGACAATACAATCAGTGAGCATGAGAGCTGATATTTGAACCTTGGTGGGCTGGCTGCAGAGGCTATATGCCAACCTCAGCCCACCATGTCCCTGCAGGGAAGGTGAGGCCCGAGAGGTCAGAGGCCTCTCCATGAGAATAGCCTTTGCCCTCAGGCTGGGGAGATGGTAAGCTGTCTCAGGGGCATGGAAGGATTGCATGACACCTGTCCcatggagagaaaaatctcattaaTTCTATTAAGACCCAGGGGTCCCACAGTCCACTGATGATTAGTCCCTGACTATTGTAGAGGGGCAGGGGAATATCTAAAGGAAGCATGCCAGCGTTCGCTATCACTGTGTAGGTAAGGAGCTCACCTCCACTTCTTTCCATCAGTAGGAAGAGCCAGCAGGTCTCCTCCTTAGCCCTCCAGAGATTGCCCCAGGCTTCTAGATATTCCTCTTAAGCCTCTGATCCAACCATTTAGGATCCCACTTTTTAAAGTTCTCAATTTCCTTCTGTTCCATCGACTTCTCTCTGAGTGGGACCTGACTGCAGCAACACAGAATACAACACCCTAGGGCTGGAAGAGCCCATAGGACATTTGGTCTAATCCTCACACAACATTAGCTTAGGTGTTACCATGCCATCCTCCATTGTGGTCATGAGGTTCACACTAATCCATGGCAACCTGGCCCTGGTCCAAGTCACAATGGCTCTGCGAGGTCCATGGGCCTACTCAGGAGTCATTTTTACAGTACCTGACTGTGTCATTGGAATGCGTACACTTGGTGGTTGGCAGAATCTCCACATTGGTTCTCAGGCTTGTGGAGTAAGTGATATGGTGGGAGGAGGCCAGGTAGGAGCCCTGAATCTCTACCCCATTCCCCACAAAGACAGGAAGTCCAGAGTAATATCAATACAAAGGAAATGGTAGAGATTTATGCCACTCTAAAGGATGCAGGAGATGGTTGTTCCTATCATGTCCCCTTCATTCACCACTCTGGTCACTACAACACCAGGCAGATCTTGGAGCATGACAGTGGGCCACCACAAACTCAACCAAGTAGCAGCCCCAACAGCAGCTTTCATGTCTGAGTAACATGGTTTGGGGTCCGTTAGGTGGCTCTTGGCCAATGGcaacatgttttttttcaaatactatcAGGATGGAGGTTGGGGGCAGTTTGCATCTACATGGCGTGTATACAACTATACATTTAGGACTCTGGCATCATAATAGGGTCCAAAGGGACATGGACAGTATGTGCCCATAATACACACAGAAAAGCCTTGATTTGTCCTATTTTTTGATTTCTGAATGTGTATATTTGTACCATACCTGATTTTAAGCTGCCAGTGTGACTTTACCAAAAATGCAGATTTGGAGTGATGTTCACGGTAACACATCCCCATGCAGTATGttgtagtattttctttcttttttttttttagtattttctttttatcacagACACAGTAGATGTCTATAAGCatagaaaataataacatataGCTTTTCCCATTAGCGGCCTGAGGTGATCTCTGAAAATGGTTCACTAGTCCCTtgacccagaaaaccctacaaaatcatgcCAATCAAGAGGTTCACTTTATGAACACACATGAAACTGCCCAGGCCATGAAGACCATGCATATCTGAAAGCCAGCCCAGTACCTGAGGCGTGTCACTGCAGAAACAATGTGTGCCACTCCGTGGCTACCACGGCGGAGGCTGGGAGGTGTGCCCAGGCAAAACAGTGGGGCTGCACGCAGGCAATGAAAGTGGGTAAATGACACCTGTGAGCAACAATATGGTGACTATGCCAGACTGGTGGCCCAAAAAGAGTAATGAAACTTTactgcacatgcttaaaaatgcagagggTAATGCTGAGCTGAagggtttagatgtagattctctggtcaCTGAGCACATCCAGGTGAACAAAGCCCCCACAATATGGCCCAGAACTTACCAGGTTCATGGTTGGATTCACCCACATGTGAGTTCTCCCTGCTGTACTGAGATGATCCCTACTGAGAAAGAGCAGATTGTTCTTAAACCAAAAGTCTAGGTTGCACAGAAGAGaaagatatcccagaagaaacCGAAGAAATAAGAACTTATGGCCTGAGAGTAAattctacataaaataaatgcaaataaaagtaaaaaaaatcataagagataGTAAAGTAACAAGGAAGTgatcagttttaaatatttattatctctgctTTTAATATAAATTACTATAAGTTtatgttaacttatttttaataatggctgtcATTTAACAACAGGTTTGCAAAATGCCTGAAAATCTACGTCAGCTCTCATGAGACTATATGAGGCAGCTCCAGCATCCTCTGGACATGGCCTTCTGGACCTTCCAGAAATCATCACATTGTTCCATCATGTTGATGACATCTTGTTAATCAAGCAGGATGAGATAGGATTGGTGAGACAAATGTGCTCCAGAGGGTGGGAGATGAACCCTATGAAGATTCAAGGCCCTCCACATCACTGATGTTTCTAGAGGGCCCGTGGTCTGGTTCATGCCAGGACATCCAGGTAAAGTAAAGGACAGATTATCACTTGTTATAAATCTTGAGGAATAAAGACAGTGTCATTGTGACATaaggacagacacatagatcaatggaacataatggaaaatccagaaatacataTAAGTATTTCCAAATTGTCCTTTGAGagtggatgaatttttttttccaatcatcaATAAGGGAAAAGTCACAGTAGTTTTTTGAGTGACTTTGGTTCACATTTCTGAAGCAATTTTCTAGATGTCACAGCAGTTTTAGAAACTCTTTCCTGAGCACCATGAAGGAAACTTGTCTCCTTCAGGGAGGTCTCAGCTCCAGGAGAGcttcgggggggggggcgggcagtgaTCAGCCCAAGGCTGCCCATCAGCTAGGGAGACTCCAGTAAGGCTTCAGGGGGGCAGTGACCATCCCAAGATGGCCCCTCAGC of Canis lupus familiaris isolate Mischka breed German Shepherd chromosome 35, alternate assembly UU_Cfam_GSD_1.0, whole genome shotgun sequence contains these proteins:
- the LOC119867592 gene encoding LOW QUALITY PROTEIN: olfactory receptor 2H1-like isoform X1 (The sequence of the model RefSeq protein was modified relative to this genomic sequence to represent the inferred CDS: inserted 3 bases in 2 codons; deleted 2 bases in 1 codon; substituted 1 base at 1 genomic stop codon), encoding MYFFLSNLSFLDLCFTTSSIPQLLVNLCSPKTTSFLGCSALLFIFLFLGTTECILLTVIAFDLHMAICQPLRYITIIHPCLVWQLGSMAWAIGLLESVVQLPPTLYLPFCPHRQGDDFMCEVPALIRLSGGHTTYNEIQMAVTSILILFVSASLILVSYCAIARAVLRINSXQWRKAFGTCFSPLAVVTLFYRSAVAVYLQPQNAYAQKGAXFFCLFCAVGTAELNPXIYTLKTKEVKRAVRRFLGKDRDTRES